The Lacipirellula parvula genome window below encodes:
- a CDS encoding RidA family protein: MSPRDQRLQDLGFPLERTTPEGTLVDPLTVDGDIIYASGQVPFDGDALVSVGKVPSQISKEAATAAAALCAANVLRAVRKHLGSLDEVERIVRITGYVNSDPDFTEQHLIINGASQLVRDVFGEAGRHARTALGMAQLPLGSSVEVEMILRMKSK; this comes from the coding sequence TTGAGCCCCCGCGATCAACGCCTGCAAGATCTTGGTTTCCCGCTCGAACGCACGACGCCGGAAGGAACGCTTGTTGATCCGCTGACGGTCGATGGCGACATTATTTACGCATCTGGCCAAGTCCCCTTCGACGGCGACGCGCTCGTTTCCGTGGGCAAAGTCCCGTCGCAGATCTCCAAGGAAGCCGCCACCGCCGCTGCCGCCCTGTGCGCCGCCAACGTCCTGCGGGCCGTTCGCAAGCATCTCGGCTCGCTCGACGAAGTCGAACGCATCGTCCGCATCACCGGCTACGTCAATTCCGACCCTGACTTCACCGAGCAACACCTGATCATCAACGGCGCCTCGCAACTTGTCCGCGACGTCTTCGGCGAGGCGGGCCGCCACGCTCGGACGGCGCTGGGCATGGCACAGCTGCCTCTCGGTTCGTCTG